One window of bacterium genomic DNA carries:
- a CDS encoding DUF5696 domain-containing protein yields the protein MRAAILLLLAVTAPALAAPVVPIPPGETSLLDIGIYRVGYQSYGGEVVMMPDSWVGHFEPVAGISYLPGDTVLGRKSLLLHSPWHIPPGRTFADYPLELPDLKPLALRFGIAMRPDVAAPDKSDGVTFSAFVITGDKETELFRQHQAEARWDDKTFDLSAYAGQKIVLRLQVEPGPAKSPSFDYSYWGDPKVVAGSPQTSRAELLRSLLAQKAYRATADADLRALSNNPAAGVTPSNLLKCTNRIVKSGTGYDFIYEGADAKVVLQYRPQTGTLSDFTCVVDEGPAFVPASEGGVFAETKEGDRVKRVLLTGGKQTPVLQGSALQVACEYPLAGQTVAVRWTFGMVGKALTVRAQCDQPVLVGLSLGRVTQAPLRRTVPVPYLPYGGALFYLPSPGVYVCRYLNWKTTHASTCPGGEANYDPKTDGTRNPLLEEGYVAVSPTVGEVLPNIPWQPSPYLKLLGDRIMLDVWGHHKGTFEGSADNLRDLKDNGVDHVAIINHVWQRFGYDVKLPDHVPANPKLGGDEGMIAFGKAANDCGYVWSVHENYIDLYPDAPSYDETACVLRANGTKSLAWYNPGTKVQSFGLKCNRARGFAEQNSPVIHKTYGTTAGYLDVHTCVPPWHQLDHQADQPMAAMCQAKVKYDGELFQYMRDTHGGPMFGEGANHLYWAGRCDGVEAQVAGGEDHRPLLELDLLKLHPQMVNHGMGYYERWFAEGRNSGWGHTVGNVEDVDKYRAQELAYGHAGFIGSISTDNVQWVAKEHHLCHPIQALYGTAKPVAIGYEVEGQIVPASIALAVGDTSRQCIKYDSGLKLWVNWRAEPWKIGPVTLPQWGFWADGPQTNVWTALYDGKLADYADCPEYVFADARTSFDMPYRRAAVDVEPRLKELKPLGGNRFAITYEWIVNAKLEDDYHCFVHFTNEKTTSGNADIAFQGDHAPPKPTSQWQPGERIVDGPYEVAVPDGPLTQFDINIGLYKQHRVSLKGPNAGGQRILLGALDVTREGEKATSVRLADSAERMRQLTVTALDFTAHMNPPGTMVDFGKIATDGAVKVNREKTRLAVFPYPRERQFTVTLFLPALAPGAKSDWRNVQVRALAAGTQTDMGKVEAKLDRGRLTWQCGGKGVGRYVVTW from the coding sequence ATGCGTGCCGCTATCCTGCTGTTGCTGGCCGTGACCGCGCCCGCGCTGGCCGCACCGGTTGTTCCCATCCCGCCGGGTGAGACCTCGCTGCTGGACATCGGCATCTACCGCGTGGGCTACCAATCCTATGGCGGGGAAGTCGTGATGATGCCCGACTCGTGGGTCGGGCACTTTGAGCCCGTCGCCGGCATCTCCTACCTGCCCGGCGACACGGTACTGGGGCGCAAGTCGCTCCTGCTCCATTCCCCCTGGCACATACCCCCCGGCCGCACCTTCGCTGACTACCCCCTGGAGCTGCCGGATCTCAAGCCCCTGGCGCTCAGGTTCGGCATCGCCATGCGACCCGATGTCGCCGCGCCCGACAAGAGCGACGGCGTGACCTTCAGCGCCTTCGTCATCACCGGCGACAAGGAGACGGAGCTGTTCCGCCAGCACCAGGCCGAGGCCAGGTGGGACGACAAGACGTTCGACCTGTCGGCCTATGCCGGGCAGAAGATCGTGCTCCGACTACAGGTGGAGCCGGGACCGGCGAAAAGCCCCTCCTTCGACTACTCGTACTGGGGCGACCCGAAGGTCGTGGCCGGCTCGCCACAGACCTCGCGCGCCGAACTGCTGCGCAGCCTCCTGGCGCAGAAGGCCTACCGTGCCACTGCCGACGCGGACCTGCGCGCCCTGTCGAACAACCCGGCCGCCGGGGTCACACCCAGCAACTTGCTCAAGTGCACCAACCGCATCGTGAAGAGCGGGACGGGCTATGACTTCATCTACGAGGGTGCGGACGCGAAGGTCGTCCTCCAGTACCGCCCGCAGACCGGCACGCTGTCGGACTTCACGTGCGTCGTGGACGAGGGCCCAGCCTTCGTCCCGGCGTCCGAGGGCGGCGTGTTCGCCGAGACGAAGGAGGGCGATCGCGTCAAGCGTGTGCTGCTGACCGGCGGGAAGCAGACACCCGTGCTGCAAGGCAGCGCGCTGCAGGTCGCCTGTGAGTACCCCCTCGCGGGCCAGACGGTGGCCGTGCGATGGACCTTCGGCATGGTGGGCAAGGCGCTGACGGTCAGGGCGCAGTGCGACCAGCCGGTGCTGGTGGGGCTGTCGCTGGGGCGGGTGACGCAGGCGCCGCTGCGCCGCACCGTGCCTGTCCCCTACCTTCCCTATGGCGGGGCGCTCTTCTATCTGCCCTCCCCGGGAGTCTACGTGTGCCGCTATCTGAACTGGAAGACCACTCACGCCTCGACCTGCCCAGGCGGCGAGGCGAACTATGACCCGAAGACCGACGGCACGCGCAACCCGCTGCTCGAAGAGGGCTACGTCGCAGTCTCGCCCACCGTCGGCGAGGTGCTCCCGAACATCCCCTGGCAGCCCTCGCCCTATCTGAAGCTCCTGGGCGACCGTATCATGCTGGACGTGTGGGGCCACCACAAGGGCACCTTCGAGGGCAGCGCCGACAACCTGCGCGATCTGAAGGACAACGGCGTGGACCACGTGGCGATCATCAACCACGTCTGGCAGCGGTTCGGCTACGATGTGAAGCTGCCGGACCACGTGCCCGCCAACCCCAAGCTCGGCGGCGATGAGGGCATGATCGCCTTCGGCAAGGCGGCCAACGACTGCGGCTACGTGTGGTCAGTCCACGAGAACTACATTGACCTGTATCCCGATGCGCCGTCGTATGACGAGACGGCGTGCGTCCTGCGGGCCAATGGGACCAAGAGCCTCGCCTGGTACAACCCCGGCACGAAGGTGCAGAGCTTTGGCCTCAAGTGCAACCGCGCCCGGGGCTTCGCGGAACAGAACTCGCCCGTCATCCACAAGACGTATGGCACGACGGCGGGGTACCTGGATGTGCACACCTGCGTGCCGCCGTGGCACCAGCTCGACCATCAGGCCGACCAGCCCATGGCGGCGATGTGCCAGGCCAAGGTGAAGTATGATGGCGAGCTGTTCCAGTACATGCGCGACACGCACGGCGGCCCGATGTTCGGCGAGGGGGCGAACCACCTCTACTGGGCCGGGCGGTGCGATGGTGTCGAAGCGCAGGTCGCCGGGGGCGAGGACCACCGGCCGCTGCTGGAGCTGGACCTGCTGAAGCTGCACCCCCAGATGGTCAACCACGGCATGGGCTACTACGAGCGGTGGTTCGCCGAGGGCCGCAACTCGGGCTGGGGGCACACGGTCGGCAACGTCGAGGACGTGGACAAGTACCGCGCCCAGGAGCTGGCGTACGGGCATGCGGGGTTCATCGGCAGCATCTCGACCGACAACGTGCAGTGGGTCGCCAAGGAGCACCACCTCTGCCACCCGATCCAGGCTCTCTACGGTACGGCGAAGCCCGTGGCCATCGGCTATGAGGTCGAGGGACAGATCGTGCCGGCGAGCATCGCGCTCGCGGTCGGGGATACCTCGCGCCAGTGCATCAAGTACGACAGCGGGCTGAAGCTGTGGGTGAACTGGCGGGCCGAGCCGTGGAAGATCGGCCCCGTGACGCTCCCGCAGTGGGGCTTCTGGGCCGACGGGCCGCAGACGAACGTCTGGACGGCGCTGTACGACGGGAAGCTGGCAGACTACGCCGATTGCCCCGAGTATGTCTTCGCCGATGCCCGCACGAGCTTCGACATGCCCTACCGCCGGGCGGCGGTGGACGTGGAGCCGAGGCTCAAGGAGCTCAAGCCCCTCGGCGGCAACCGCTTCGCCATCACCTATGAGTGGATCGTCAACGCCAAGCTGGAAGATGACTACCACTGCTTCGTGCATTTCACGAATGAGAAGACGACGAGCGGCAACGCCGACATCGCCTTCCAGGGCGACCATGCCCCGCCGAAGCCGACCAGCCAGTGGCAGCCGGGCGAACGGATCGTGGACGGGCCGTACGAGGTCGCTGTCCCCGATGGGCCCCTCACCCAGTTCGACATCAACATCGGCCTGTACAAACAGCACCGGGTGAGCCTCAAAGGTCCGAACGCCGGGGGGCAGCGCATCCTCCTGGGCGCCCTGGACGTGACCCGCGAGGGCGAGAAGGCTACCTCGGTGCGCCTGGCCGACAGCGCCGAGCGCATGCGACAACTCACGGTGACAGCGCTGGACTTCACCGCGCACATGAACCCGCCCGGCACGATGGTGGACTTCGGCAAGATCGCCACCGACGGAGCGGTCAAGGTGAACCGGGAGAAGACCCGCCTGGCGGTGTTCCCCTACCCGCGCGAGCGGCAGTTCACAGTGACGCTCTTCCTGCCGGCATTGGCGCCCGGCGCCAAGAGCGACTGGCGCAACGTGCAGGTCCGGGCGCTGGCAGCCGGAACACAGACGGACATGGGGAAGGTCGAAGCGAAGCTGGACCGGGGCCGCCTCACGTGGCAGTGTGGCGGCAAG